One genomic region from Balaenoptera musculus isolate JJ_BM4_2016_0621 chromosome X, mBalMus1.pri.v3, whole genome shotgun sequence encodes:
- the MAGED1 gene encoding melanoma-associated antigen D1 produces the protein MSQKMDCGAGLLGFQAEASVEDSTLLMQTLMEAIQISEAPPTNQATAAASAPNASPQSSQSPTANEIADMQALAAATKPKTAFKAQNATTKGPNAAYDFSQALNAKETPNTPPTAAFKSQNAPPKGPNAAYDFSQAATTSELTANKSEMAFKAQNTTTTVGPNATYNFSQSLSASEMVNTHPKTAFKAWNDTTKAPVADTQTQNVNQAKTATSQADIEADPCPSICESDGAAAQTSADGSQAQNLESRTIIRGKRTRKINNLNVEESSSGDQRRAPLAPGTWRSAPVPVTTQSPPGAPPNVLWQTPLAWQNPSGWQNQPARQTPPARQSPPARQTPPAWQNPVAWQNPVIWPNPVIWQNPVIWPNPIVWPGPVVWPNPLAWQNPPGWQTPPGWQTPPGWQGPPDWQGPPDWPLPPDWPLPPDWPLPTDWPLPPDWIPTDWPVPPDWQNLRPSPNLRPSPNSRASQNLGASQPRDVALLQERANKLVKYLMLKDYTKVPIKRSEMLRDIIREYTDVYPEIIERACFVLEKKFGIQLKEIDKEEHLYILISTPESLAGILGTTKDTPKLGLLLVILGVIFMNGNRASEAVLWEALRKMGLRPGVRHPLLGDLRKLLTYEFVKQKYLDYRRVPNSNPPEYEFLWGLRSYHETSKMKVLRFIAEVQKRDPRDWTAQFMEAADEALDALDAAAAEAEARAEARTRMGIGDEAVSGPWSWDDIEFELLTWDEEGDFGDPWSRIPFTFWARYHQNARSRFPQTFAGPIIGPGGTASANFAANFGAIGFFWVE, from the exons ATGTCTCAGAAAATGGACTGTGGTGCGGGCCTCCTCGGCTTCCAG GCTGAGGCCTCCGTGGAAGACAGCACCTTGCTTATGCAGACCCTGATGGAGGCCATCCAGATCTCAGAGGCTCCGCCTACCAACCAGGCCACAGCAGCTGCCAGCGCGCCGAATGCTAGTCCTCAGAGTTCACAGTCCCCAACAGCCAATGAGATAGCTGATATGCAGGCTTTAGCAGCTGCCACTAAGCCTAAGACAGCTTTTAAGGCCCAGAATGCCACCACAAAAGGCCCAAATGCTGCCTATGATTTCTCTCAGGCTCTTAATGCCAAGGAGACTCCCAACACGCCGCCTACAGCAGCCTTTAAGTCCCAGAATGCCCCCCCAAAGGGCCCAAATGCTGCCTATGATTTTTCCCAGGCAGCAACCACCAGTGAGTTAACTGCCAACAAGTCGGAGATGGCCTTTAAGGCCCAGAATACCACTACGACGGTGGGCCCAAATGCCACCTACAATTTCTCTCAGTCTCTCAGTGCCAGTGAGATGGTCAACACTCATCCCAAGACAGCCTTCAAGGCTTGGAATGACACCACTAAGGCCCCAGTAGCTGATACCCAGACCCAGAATGTTAACCAAGCCAAGACAGCCACTTCCCAGGCTGACATAGAGGCTGACCCATGCCCAAGTATCTGTGAATCTGATGGTGCAGCTGCACAGACATCAGCAGATGGTTCCCAGGCTCAGAATCTGGAGTCCAGGACTATAATTCGGGGCAAGAGGACCCGCAAG ATTAATAACTTGAATGTGGAAGAGAGCAGCAGTGGGGATCAGAGGCGGGCCCCACTGGCTCCAGGGACCTGGAGGTCTGCACCAGTTCCAGTTACCACTCAGAGCCCACCTGGCGCACCCCCCAATGTGCTCTGGCAGACCCCATTGGCTTGGCAGAACCCATCAGGCTGGCAAAACCAGCCAGCCAGGCAGACCCCACCAGCACGTCAGAGCCCCCCAGCTAGGCAGACCCCCCCAGCCTGGCAAAACCCAGTTGCTTGGCAGAACCCAGTGATCTGGCCAAACCCAGTGATCTGGCAGAACCCTGTGATCTGGCCGAACCCCATTGTCTGGCCTGGTCCAGTTGTCTGGCCGAACCCTTTGGCCTGGCAGAATCCACCTGGATGGCAGACTCCACCTGGATGGCAGACTCCACCAGGCTGGCAGGGTCCTCCCGATTGGCAAGGCCCTCCCGACTGGCCACTACCCCCCGATTGGCCACTGCCACCCGATTGGCCGCTTCCCACTGACTGGCCGCTCCCACCTGACTGGATCCCCACCGATTGGCCAGTTCCACCTGACTGGCAGAACCTGCGCCCCTCACCAAACCTGCGCCCCTCTCCCAACTCGCGTGCCTCTCAGAACCTGGGTGCCTCACAGCCCCGAGATGTGGCCCTTCTTCAGGAAAGA GCGAATAAGTTGGTCAAGTACCTGATGCTTAAAGATTACACAAAGGTGCCCATCAAGCGCTCAG AAATGCTGAGGGATATCATCCGTGAATACACTGATGTGTATCCAGAAATCATTGAACGCGCATGCTTTGTCCTGGAGAAG AAATTTGGAATTCAGCTGAAGGAAATTGACAAGGAAGAACACCTGTATATTCTCATCAGTACCCCTGAGTCCCTGGCTGGCATACTGGGAAC GACCAAAGACACACCCAAGCTGGGTCTCCTCTTAGTGATTTTGGGTGTCATCTTCATGAATGGCAACCGTGCCAGTGAAG CTGTCCTCTGGGAGGCACTACGCAAGATGGGACTGCGTCCTGG GGTAAGACATCCCCTCCTTGGAGATCTGAGGAAACTTCTTACTTATGAGTTTGTAAAGCAAAA GTACCTAGACTACAGACGAGTGCCCAACAGCAACCCTCCTGAGTATGAGTTCCTCTGGGGCCTCCGTTCCTACCATGAGACTAGCAAGATGAAAGTGCTGCGATTCATTGCAGAG GTTCAGAAGAGAGACCCTCGTGACTGGACTGCACAGTTCATGGAGGCCGCAGATGAGGCCTTGGATGCTCTGGATGCTGCTGCAGCTGAGGCTGAGGCCCGGGCTGAGGCAAGAACCCGCATGGGGATTGGAGATGAGGCCGTATCTGGGCCCTGGAGCTGGGATGACATTGAGTTTGAGCTGCTGACCTGGGACGAGGAAGGAGATTTTGGAGATCCCTGGTCCAGAATCCCATTTACCTTCTGGGCCAGATACCACCAGAATGCTCGCTCCAGATTTCCTCAGACCTTCGCCGGCCCCATTATTGGCCCTGGTGGTACAGCCAGTGCCAACTTTGCTGCCAACTTTGGTGCCATCGGTTTCTTCTGGGTTGAGTGA